In Corynebacterium nuruki S6-4, the following proteins share a genomic window:
- a CDS encoding NAD-dependent succinate-semialdehyde dehydrogenase encodes MSTFALINPSTGDTEQTFTRLDDSERDAVLTRATEAFARWRETDIDERAAVLRRAADLYKQRADKLSAHIGREMGKLARWGKGEIGIVAAIYRWYADHAHELLADRELTAQGATRTWVRKDPVGPLLGIMPWNFPYYQVARWAAPNLLLGNTLVLKHASICPLSSQACEDILVEAGLPEGVFQNIYAAGSQMDAFVADPRIAGVSLTGSEAAGAAVAKTAGENYKKSLLELGGNDPFIILDDGNLDWVLDQFVKIRMYNTGQACNAPKRLIVLDSFYDRVVEGLTARISALKVGAWDDPEADVGPLSSVDARDGIVKRLSDAAAAGEATVRVGGGAVDRPGAFMEPALVTDVDPRSDVGCNEVFGPVAIVYSVKDAEEAVALANSSDYGLSGSVWGTDIAEATQVASRLNDGMTFVNEASVTGAGLPFGGVGRSGYGRELAEWGVGEFCNDHLFRVSDQSGPGLSPAF; translated from the coding sequence ATGTCCACCTTCGCACTGATCAATCCGTCCACCGGAGATACCGAACAGACCTTCACCCGTCTCGACGATTCGGAGCGGGACGCCGTGCTGACCCGCGCGACCGAGGCTTTCGCCCGGTGGCGGGAAACCGACATCGACGAACGCGCGGCCGTCCTGCGCCGCGCAGCGGACCTCTACAAGCAGCGTGCAGACAAGCTCTCGGCTCACATCGGCCGTGAGATGGGCAAACTGGCACGGTGGGGGAAGGGGGAGATCGGCATCGTGGCCGCCATCTACCGCTGGTACGCCGACCACGCCCACGAGCTGCTCGCCGACCGTGAACTGACGGCCCAGGGCGCCACGCGGACCTGGGTCCGCAAGGATCCTGTCGGACCGCTGCTCGGGATCATGCCCTGGAACTTCCCCTATTACCAGGTGGCCCGCTGGGCGGCGCCGAACCTGCTGCTCGGCAACACCCTGGTGCTCAAGCACGCATCGATCTGCCCGCTGTCCTCCCAGGCCTGCGAAGACATTCTGGTGGAAGCCGGCCTGCCCGAGGGCGTCTTCCAGAACATCTACGCCGCGGGATCGCAGATGGACGCGTTCGTCGCCGACCCGCGTATCGCCGGCGTCTCCCTCACCGGCTCGGAGGCCGCCGGTGCCGCAGTGGCGAAGACCGCCGGCGAGAACTACAAGAAGTCACTGCTGGAACTCGGTGGCAATGACCCGTTCATCATCCTCGACGACGGAAACCTCGACTGGGTCCTCGACCAGTTCGTGAAGATCCGCATGTACAACACCGGCCAGGCCTGCAATGCCCCGAAGCGGCTGATCGTCCTGGATTCGTTCTACGACCGGGTGGTCGAGGGACTCACCGCGCGGATCTCCGCGCTGAAGGTCGGTGCCTGGGACGATCCGGAGGCCGACGTCGGCCCGCTGTCCTCGGTCGACGCCCGCGACGGGATCGTCAAGAGGCTGTCGGACGCCGCGGCCGCCGGGGAGGCCACGGTCCGCGTCGGCGGCGGTGCGGTCGACCGGCCGGGCGCCTTCATGGAGCCCGCGCTGGTGACCGACGTCGACCCGCGGTCGGACGTCGGCTGCAACGAGGTCTTCGGACCGGTGGCGATCGTCTACTCCGTCAAGGACGCCGAGGAGGCCGTCGCGCTGGCCAACAGCTCGGACTACGGCCTCTCGGGCTCGGTCTGGGGGACGGATATCGCTGAGGCCACGCAGGTGGCGTCCCGCCTCAACGACGGGATGACCTTCGTCAACGAAGCCTCGGTGACGGGGGCGGGCCTGCCGTTCGGCGGGGTGGGGCGTTCCGGGTACGGCCGGGAATTGGCGGAGTGGGGCGTCGGCGAATTCTGCAACGACCACCTGTTCCGCGTCAGCGACCAGTCCGGCCCCGGGCTGTCACCGGCGTTCTGA
- the murA gene encoding UDP-N-acetylglucosamine 1-carboxyvinyltransferase encodes MKDHFLVTGGARLEGAVKVDGAKNSVLKLMSASLLAEGTTVLHNCPEIADVPYMADVLRGLGCEVELEGPDVVIHTPAEISCDADIDAVRQFRASVCVLGPLTARCHRAVVALPGGDAIGSRPLDMHQSGLEKLGAHTRIEHGCVVAQADRLRGASVKLDFPSVGATENILTASVLAEGTTVLDNAAREPEIVDLCHMLQAMGAQITGEGSNTITVTGVERLHPVEHTVVGDRIVAGTWAYAAAMTRGDITVGGIDPAHLHLVLEKLKLVGAEVETYPTGFRVVQRERPTAVDYQTLPFPGFPTDLQPMALALCTVSEGMSVITENIFESRFRFVDEMTRLGADATIDGHHVVVRGVERLSSAPVWSSDIRAGAGLVLAGLYADGVTQVNDVFHIDRGYPGFVESLNALGATVKRVSVE; translated from the coding sequence GTGAAAGATCATTTCCTGGTGACCGGCGGCGCCCGTCTCGAAGGTGCTGTCAAGGTCGACGGTGCGAAGAACAGCGTCCTGAAACTCATGTCGGCGTCCCTCCTCGCGGAGGGGACGACCGTGCTGCACAACTGCCCGGAGATCGCGGATGTGCCCTACATGGCGGACGTCCTGCGCGGCCTGGGATGCGAGGTGGAACTCGAGGGCCCGGACGTCGTCATCCACACGCCGGCGGAGATCTCCTGCGATGCCGACATCGACGCGGTCCGGCAGTTCCGCGCCTCGGTCTGCGTCCTGGGGCCGCTGACCGCGCGCTGCCACCGCGCGGTGGTCGCACTGCCGGGCGGGGACGCCATCGGCAGCCGCCCGCTGGACATGCACCAGTCGGGGCTGGAGAAGCTCGGGGCGCACACCCGGATCGAGCACGGCTGTGTGGTCGCGCAGGCTGACCGGCTGCGCGGGGCGTCCGTCAAGCTGGATTTCCCCTCGGTCGGTGCGACCGAGAACATCCTCACCGCCTCCGTGCTGGCGGAGGGGACGACCGTGCTCGACAATGCGGCGCGGGAACCGGAGATCGTCGACCTGTGCCACATGCTGCAGGCGATGGGTGCGCAGATCACGGGGGAGGGGTCGAACACCATCACGGTGACCGGGGTGGAGAGGCTGCACCCGGTCGAGCACACGGTGGTGGGGGACCGCATCGTCGCCGGGACGTGGGCCTATGCGGCGGCGATGACGCGCGGCGACATCACCGTCGGCGGCATCGACCCGGCGCACCTGCACCTGGTCCTCGAGAAGCTGAAGCTCGTGGGGGCGGAGGTTGAGACGTACCCGACCGGTTTCCGGGTCGTGCAGCGGGAGCGGCCGACGGCCGTGGACTACCAGACGCTGCCGTTCCCCGGTTTCCCGACGGATCTGCAGCCGATGGCCCTCGCCCTGTGCACGGTGAGTGAGGGGATGAGCGTGATCACCGAGAACATCTTCGAGTCGCGGTTCCGGTTCGTCGACGAGATGACCAGGCTGGGGGCGGACGCCACGATCGACGGACATCATGTGGTCGTGCGCGGTGTGGAGCGGTTGAGCTCTGCGCCGGTGTGGTCGTCGGACATCCGCGCCGGGGCCGGCCTGGTGCTGGCCGGGCTGTACGCCGACGGTGTCACACAGGTCAACGATGTCTTCCACATCGACCGCGGTTACCCCGGTTTCGTGGAGAGTCTCAATGCCCTCGGGGCGACCGTGAAGCGGGTCTCGGTGGAGTAA
- the ramA gene encoding acetate metabolism transcriptional regulator RamA — translation MEQQRHRDDDDAIRSALSSLKNATGIPVTMFATCQTDGRMVINQWVGLRTPALNNLSIEQGQGVGGRVMATKRPVGVSDYIRAKSISHEFDRPIRDEGLHSIVAVPVIVGRDMRGVLYAGVHSPVRMGDKVLEEVTMTARVLEQDLAVNGALRHADQAPREPVNKPVRSLSGAEWEQVRATHSRLRMLANRVEDDEIRRDLEVLCDQMVSPVRVKQTTKLSARELDVLSCVALGHTNVEAAEEMGIGAETVKSYLRSVMRKLGAHTRYEAVNAARRIGALP, via the coding sequence GTGGAGCAGCAGCGCCACCGCGACGACGACGACGCCATCCGTTCGGCACTCTCCTCGCTGAAGAACGCCACCGGCATCCCGGTGACGATGTTCGCGACGTGCCAGACGGACGGACGTATGGTGATCAACCAGTGGGTGGGGTTGCGGACCCCCGCCCTCAACAACCTGTCCATCGAACAGGGTCAGGGTGTCGGTGGCCGGGTCATGGCCACGAAGCGGCCGGTCGGGGTCTCCGACTACATCCGGGCGAAGTCGATCTCCCACGAGTTCGACCGCCCGATCCGCGACGAGGGGCTGCACTCGATCGTCGCGGTACCGGTCATCGTCGGGCGGGACATGCGCGGCGTCCTGTACGCGGGTGTGCACTCCCCGGTCCGGATGGGCGACAAGGTGCTTGAGGAAGTCACGATGACCGCCCGCGTCCTCGAACAGGATCTCGCGGTCAACGGTGCTCTGCGCCACGCCGACCAGGCGCCCCGCGAACCGGTCAACAAGCCGGTCCGGTCGCTGTCCGGCGCGGAGTGGGAGCAGGTCCGTGCGACGCACTCCCGGCTGCGCATGCTGGCCAACCGGGTCGAGGACGACGAGATCCGACGGGATCTCGAGGTCCTCTGCGACCAGATGGTCAGCCCGGTCCGCGTCAAGCAGACCACCAAGCTCTCCGCCCGCGAACTCGACGTGCTTTCGTGTGTCGCCTTGGGCCACACCAACGTCGAGGCAGCCGAAGAAATGGGCATCGGTGCGGAGACCGTGAAGAGCTACCTGCGGTCGGTGATGCGCAAGCTGGGGGCGCACACCCGGTACGAGGCCGTCAACGCCGCGCGGCGCATCGGCGCCCTGCCCTGA
- a CDS encoding DUF2505 family protein, producing MATKSADFRQELGVPVRVAHEVVTSERYLFTLDGSETDPGTMVVSEQEIERRDDGSVYARAVAGKADPEAETPPVVMEQVSVISAPGDDGTFTMDSTVPLPKSMGTMRTLQRFGPADDGGTLVVTTVTAEVDLPLVGGKIAKQLVAGSEESTARTLRRIEVLVGDSAGDSAGDSAGDGDAAGRN from the coding sequence GTGGCGACGAAGAGTGCGGATTTCCGGCAGGAGCTCGGCGTCCCCGTCCGGGTCGCCCATGAGGTGGTCACCTCGGAGCGCTACCTGTTCACCCTCGACGGCAGCGAGACCGACCCCGGCACGATGGTGGTCTCCGAGCAGGAGATCGAGCGCCGCGACGACGGTTCGGTGTACGCCCGGGCGGTCGCCGGCAAGGCGGATCCGGAGGCGGAGACGCCGCCGGTGGTCATGGAGCAGGTCAGCGTGATCTCCGCGCCCGGTGACGACGGCACGTTCACCATGGACAGCACGGTCCCGCTGCCGAAGAGCATGGGGACGATGCGGACGCTGCAGCGGTTCGGTCCGGCCGACGACGGCGGGACGCTCGTGGTGACGACTGTGACGGCGGAGGTCGACCTTCCGCTGGTCGGCGGGAAGATCGCCAAGCAGCTCGTCGCCGGCTCCGAGGAATCGACGGCCCGGACGCTGCGCCGGATCGAGGTCCTCGTCGGTGACAGTGCCGGTGACAGTGCCGGTGACAGTGCCGGTGACGGCGACGCGGCCGGACGCAACTAG